One genomic window of Solanum dulcamara chromosome 10, daSolDulc1.2, whole genome shotgun sequence includes the following:
- the LOC129869815 gene encoding uncharacterized protein LOC129869815: protein MEFMKGEQVLLKVSLMNGVVRFGKRGNLSLRYIGPFKVLKHVGEYSVLFDENLSYEEDPIAILDREVRKLMSKKIAYVKVQWNNRAVEESTWEAEADIFAEYIHPLGFC from the exons ATGGAGTTTATGAagggagagcaagtgttgttgaaggtttcactcaTGAATGGTGTGGTGAGGTTTGGTAAGCGTGGTAATCTCAGTCTgaggtatattgggccattCAAAGTTCTTAAGCATGTGGGAGAG TATTCGGTCCTGTTTGATGAAAATctgtcttatgaggaggatcCTATAGCTATTCTGGATAGGGAAGTTCGCAAGTTGATGTCTAAGAAGATTGCATATGTGAAGGTCCAATGGAATAATCGTGCagttgaggagtccacttgggaaGCTGAGGCGGATATATTCGCAGAATATATCCACCCTTTAGGCTTTTGCTAG